In Deltaproteobacteria bacterium, the DNA window ATCCTCGAAAAGTTCCAGGGCCTCCTTGGCATTCGTCTTGGCCGTAACCCTATAGCCTAATTGTTCCAGCATCTGTTGGCCCATATCCACAATGGCCTCTTCGTCATCGATCAAAAGGATCCGTTCCTTGCCAGTTCGGAGATCGGGAAACCCTTTGATTTCTTCCGTGGCCGTGTTGTTTATCCTGGGGAAAAAGACTTGAAAGGTGCTGCCATTACCGGGTTTGGAATCAACGGATATTTCCCCTTCAAGACCTTTAACAATCCCATGGACTACCGACAATCCTAGCCCTGTGCCTTCCCCGGGTTTTTTAGTGGTAAAGAAGGGATCAAAAATACGTTCTTTCACAGCCGGATCTATTCCGACTCCGGTATCGCTTATGGTTAATTTTAGATAATTACCCGGCTTGAGATTTATCGAATCGGGTCTTTTCAAGAATCCCAGTTTGATCTCTTCCAAACCCACTTCCAAGACCCCTCCGGTTAATGCCATGGCCTGGGCGGCATTGGTACAGAGGTTCATAATCACCTGATGGAGTTGGGTGGGATCAGCCAAGACCCGACCGCCATCGTTTTGGATATTTTGATGTAGTTCAATGGTCGAAGGGAGTGAGGCCCGGAGGAGTTTAAGGGCTTCTTTTATGATGATCTCCGGTTGGATGGGATTTTTTTCCTGTTCGGTTTGACGACTGAAGGTCAGGATCTGGTTGACTAAATCTATGGCCCGGTGGCTGGCTTTAAGGACCTGTTCCAGATCCCTCCGTATGCGAGTGACCTCGGATTCCTTATAAAGACAAATCTCCGTATAGCCCATGATGGCCGTCAGGATGTTATTGAAATCATGGGCGATGCCGCCGGCCAGGGTCCCGATAGCCTCCATCTTCTGGGCCTGGCGGAGCTGTTTTTCCAATTGGAGTTCATGGGTGACATCCCGTTCCACCCCCACCAGATTAATGATCGTCCCTTGGGCATCGCGGATCGGAGAAAGGGTGGCCTCGACCTCGTAAGAACCGCCGTCCTTTTTTATTTTAGTCAGGTTGCCCTTCCAGGTCTTGCCCTGTTGAAGGGACTCCCGGACCGCATCAGAAAAGATTTTGTTATGTTTTTTTCCGCTCAAGGTTACAATATCCCGTTCCAGGATTTCTACCCGATCATAACCGCTGATCTTCTCAAAGGCCGGGTTTGCATATTCAATCAATCCTTGAACATCGGTAATCAAGATGCTTTCGGCCGCCTGATTGACGGCCGCGGCCAGTCGATTCAACTCGGCCTCGTTTTCTCTGCGTTCGGTGATATCCCGCACCGCGCCGACCACTTTTTCATAATGGCCTGATTCGTCAAAGAGCGGCTTAGTCATGATCTTGGCCGGGAATTCTTCTCCGTTTTTGCGTTTCATCGTATGCTCGGTTTTATAGAACCCCTTGTCCTGATAGTTTTGTTGGGCTTCTTGACCAAACCGGTGGTACAATTGTTCCGAGGCATGAAGAAATTGGATATTCCGGCCCACCATTTCCTCCCGGGAATACCCGAATATTTCCTCTGCCGTCTTATTGCAATCATAGAGGACCCTCTGTGGATCGGTCACTATGACGGCTTCGTCCAGGTTAGAAAGGATCTTCTCCAAAAGATTACGGGATTCCTTAAGTTCCTCTTCCTTTTCCTTAAGCTCGGTAATATCAATCCCCAATTCCATTACCAGGGATGAACCGTCTGTTTCACTGAAAAAGTAGTTGTAGATTCGATAGGTCTTTCCACCCTTGCGGCTTCCTTCCCATACTTGCGGCTCCCGGGTTTCAAAGACCCGGAAGGTAGGACATTCCCGGCAGGGCTGATCGAACCCTTTAAAAATTTGGAAACAAAATTTTTCCTTGGGATCGCCGAAATACTCCAGGAAATATCGATTGGCATAACGAATCGTATAATCAGGGGCCTGGAGATAGACCGAAGCCGGCAGACCGTCCAGCAGGGTAAAAAGTCTTTTTCTTTCTTTTTCCGCGGACGCCTCGGCCTTGCGGCGTTCATTTAACTCCCGGCGCAAGGTCAGGGTTTTTTCCTGGATTTGTTTTTCCAATTCATCGGTATGGATGATCATTTTCCCGGCCAGGGGTCGAAGAAGAAAGACCATACCCAGGCTGCAAAGGAGGATCAAGGCCAGGGTGCTTGTCCCAATGACCGCTATTTGGCTCCTTATGGGTCCATAGAGCTCTTGCCCATCCATTTTAACAATAATCACCCAATCTGTATTTCGAATCGGGGCGAAGGCCATTACCTCCTGACCTTGGGTAAGGTAAGAGGATGGAATAATTCCGGTCTCTTTTTGAAAAGCCCTTTGAAAGCCTTCCCTTAACCGAGAATCGTCTGAAATATTTTGACGTATTTCTTTTCGTCCGGTCTTAGAGGAGAACAAAAGACGGGGCTGTCCACCTTCCCGGACCCCCAATAAAATCTCGCCTGTCTTTCCCAGACCGGAATAATCGCCGATAATATTCTGGAGGTGGCCGAGGTTGAATAAAACGAGGTCTGTTCCGACCTGAGTGGCATAACGGTCCAGAATCGGAACCCCGATCAGAAGATAAAAGGTGTTGTAGAGATGGATGGTGGACCGGGAAATTGTCGGAGCGGTGTTCTGGGATACCGCTGTCCGGTATTTCAAGGGGAGGGATAATCCCACTTCACCCAGAAGGTTTCCCTCTGAATCCAGGAGGGTGATACCGGCCAGATTTTCCGATCCATAGAGTGAATCGGTCAAAAACTCCTGGACAAAAGTTTTGAGCCCTTTTAGATTTTCTGCCTGTCTATAATGGGATTCCAGTCGTTGGCGGATGGCCGTTCGATTGCTGATCTGTACGGCAATATCGTAACAACGGGAAAAATATTCCTCAACGGGCAGGCTCCTGTTTTTTGCAGAGAATAAGAGGTTTTTTTCCTCGCCGGTTTTTAAATTGTTATAAAGGGGGAAGATGCTGGCCAAGGCCAGTATCAGTCCGATTAAAAAAATGCCCAAAACAGAATAGGTCACAATTTTTTTCTGTAATCGACCTGAAATAGTTTTTTTCATGATTTTTTTTCACAAAAAACAGATGACCTCCTTTGTATTAGTTTAAAAATCGTTTCCATTATTTTCGGACAGTGCGATAAGCCGATCGGTTCGGGTGGGCCCGGGGACCGGCAAGATTCTTTGAGTAACCCCTGGAGCCGGAATACGGGCCCGATTTACCCTGTTCCGGGAGGTGGACAGAGTGGGGACCCCATTAACACGTCCATTAATCACGACCACCAGATCATCGACAAATTTTTTCATTTCCTGGGCCTGGGCATTGAGTTCTTCGGAGGCCGAAGCCGATTGTTCGGCATTGGCGGCGTTTTGTTGGACCACCTTGTCCATTTCGGCCAGGGCCTTGTTGATCTGGTCGATTCCCTTGGATTGTTCGCTGGAGGCCGTAGCAATTTCCTCTACCAACTGGCCGGCCTTTTTGGAGGTAAGGGCGACCTTTTCAAAGGCTTCGTTAGTCTCGGTAACAATAGCCGCTCCTTTTTTAACCTTAATGACCGTATCTTCTATCAGATCAGTGGTATGCCGGGCGGCCTGGGCCGCCCTCAGGGCCAGATTCCGGACTTCATCGGCCACCACGGCAAATCCGGCACCAGCTTCTCCGGCTCGGGCCGCTTCTACGGCGGCGTTCAAGGCCAACAGATTGGTCTGGAAGGCAATCTCATCAATAGTTTTTATGATCTTGGCGGTTTCTTCACTGGCCTTGGAAATCTCATTGATGGAAAGGTTCAGATTCTTCAAAGTATGATGGGCCTCTTGAACGACCTGGCCGCTCTCGGCCATGAAGAGGTTGGCCTGGTTGGCATTAAGGGCGTTCTGATCAGTCATGGAAGCGATCTCTTCCATGGAAGCCGCACTTTCCTGTAGTCCGGCGGCTTGTTGTGAGGCCCCTTCAGCCAGAGACTGACTGGCGGAAGATACCTGCTCTGCTGCCGAGGCCACCTGCCCAGAGCCATCAATAAGCCCTTCGGTTACACGATGAATCGGACGGGTGATGCTGCGGGTGATAAAAAAAGCCATCCCTAATCCCAGGGAGATGGCAATTAAGGCCCCGGCCATGATACCGGTCTGGGCCTTGGCCATCTGGGCTTCCATCTTCTTTTTCTGATTGAGACGGACCTCGTTGCACTCTTTTTCAATGGCCCTGCCGGTTTGGGCCAGGATTTTATCGATCTCCGGCAGACCCTTATCCTGTTCCTCTTTTGAACCGTTGGTCTTCAGGTCGGTTAACCGGACGATGGTCTTTTCATAATGGCCGATGGACTCCAGGACCTGATCGGTCTGTTGAATGTCCTTGGGGTCTTTGAATTTTCCCCGGGTTTCCTGAGCCTGTTTTTTTAATTGGGAAACGGACTGGTTTACCTCGTCAATCCATTTCTTTTCCCCTCGAAGGATAAAATTTTTTTCGTGCCTTCGTGCCTGTAAGAGCATTTCAATCATTTTGGTGGTATCATCGGCCTTTTCAATCCGCACGGCCATAGTGTGCATGCCGTTCCAGCCGATCGAGGCAATACCTCCTGTTAAAAGGATTAACAGCAAAAAGGAACCCAATATCTTTGTTCTTAATTTCACATGAGTAAACATGAATGATTCTCCTTCCATCATTTTTTTACTTAATGCTGACCCTCTACCGTTTTATCGGTCATTTCCGGACTCCCCTTAAATTTTTCCCGGTTGTCTCTTCCGCTGATGATAAGGATTGATTAAGGGGTTGGGGATGATTGTCATCTTTGGTTCGCAATAGATGTGCCAGTTTGGAGGAGGAAAAGGAAAATAATATTTTAGGCAATAATCCTGGTAACTTAAATCAGGTAAACCTTGAAAGCCCTGGTAAGGTAAGGGCGTTAAAGCCGAAAAAGCCTTTTATATAGTTTACACTTTGT includes these proteins:
- a CDS encoding PAS domain S-box protein — its product is MKKTISGRLQKKIVTYSVLGIFLIGLILALASIFPLYNNLKTGEEKNLLFSAKNRSLPVEEYFSRCYDIAVQISNRTAIRQRLESHYRQAENLKGLKTFVQEFLTDSLYGSENLAGITLLDSEGNLLGEVGLSLPLKYRTAVSQNTAPTISRSTIHLYNTFYLLIGVPILDRYATQVGTDLVLFNLGHLQNIIGDYSGLGKTGEILLGVREGGQPRLLFSSKTGRKEIRQNISDDSRLREGFQRAFQKETGIIPSSYLTQGQEVMAFAPIRNTDWVIIVKMDGQELYGPIRSQIAVIGTSTLALILLCSLGMVFLLRPLAGKMIIHTDELEKQIQEKTLTLRRELNERRKAEASAEKERKRLFTLLDGLPASVYLQAPDYTIRYANRYFLEYFGDPKEKFCFQIFKGFDQPCRECPTFRVFETREPQVWEGSRKGGKTYRIYNYFFSETDGSSLVMELGIDITELKEKEEELKESRNLLEKILSNLDEAVIVTDPQRVLYDCNKTAEEIFGYSREEMVGRNIQFLHASEQLYHRFGQEAQQNYQDKGFYKTEHTMKRKNGEEFPAKIMTKPLFDESGHYEKVVGAVRDITERRENEAELNRLAAAVNQAAESILITDVQGLIEYANPAFEKISGYDRVEILERDIVTLSGKKHNKIFSDAVRESLQQGKTWKGNLTKIKKDGGSYEVEATLSPIRDAQGTIINLVGVERDVTHELQLEKQLRQAQKMEAIGTLAGGIAHDFNNILTAIMGYTEICLYKESEVTRIRRDLEQVLKASHRAIDLVNQILTFSRQTEQEKNPIQPEIIIKEALKLLRASLPSTIELHQNIQNDGGRVLADPTQLHQVIMNLCTNAAQAMALTGGVLEVGLEEIKLGFLKRPDSINLKPGNYLKLTISDTGVGIDPAVKERIFDPFFTTKKPGEGTGLGLSVVHGIVKGLEGEISVDSKPGNGSTFQVFFPRINNTATEEIKGFPDLRTGKERILLIDDEEAIVDMGQQMLEQLGYRVTAKTNAKEALELFEDLPSEFDLIITDLTMPYLTGLKLTEKFLKIRPEIPIILCTGFSAGLNLEQVRSIGIKELVMKPIVRSEIAQVIRKVLETDRQAVREDTGRLLNREPVISRQCLNGKEDESFLH
- a CDS encoding methyl-accepting chemotaxis protein, which translates into the protein MFTHVKLRTKILGSFLLLILLTGGIASIGWNGMHTMAVRIEKADDTTKMIEMLLQARRHEKNFILRGEKKWIDEVNQSVSQLKKQAQETRGKFKDPKDIQQTDQVLESIGHYEKTIVRLTDLKTNGSKEEQDKGLPEIDKILAQTGRAIEKECNEVRLNQKKKMEAQMAKAQTGIMAGALIAISLGLGMAFFITRSITRPIHRVTEGLIDGSGQVASAAEQVSSASQSLAEGASQQAAGLQESAASMEEIASMTDQNALNANQANLFMAESGQVVQEAHHTLKNLNLSINEISKASEETAKIIKTIDEIAFQTNLLALNAAVEAARAGEAGAGFAVVADEVRNLALRAAQAARHTTDLIEDTVIKVKKGAAIVTETNEAFEKVALTSKKAGQLVEEIATASSEQSKGIDQINKALAEMDKVVQQNAANAEQSASASEELNAQAQEMKKFVDDLVVVINGRVNGVPTLSTSRNRVNRARIPAPGVTQRILPVPGPTRTDRLIALSENNGNDF